Proteins from a genomic interval of Gossypium hirsutum isolate 1008001.06 chromosome A09, Gossypium_hirsutum_v2.1, whole genome shotgun sequence:
- the LOC107943974 gene encoding integrin-linked protein kinase 1: protein MGQRQNHDYDVSSGFDMQLIGNFLSFASRGDRVGLNQMLRDGISPDVQDYDRRTALHLAASEGHAPIVELLLLYKANVNLIDRWNRTPLTDARLYGHRDICRILEVNEGKDMDDKEFINDQPTLNDQAPMTVRHEPDSNEVIDISELNTDKSSVINPQGVYGESEKVKWRGTWVVKTVIKSQIQHPVKMILSSKDNTLLQELRHPNILQFLGSIVQGEEMILITEYLPKDNLDLILKKKGRLDFPTALRYALDLARGMNYLHKHKPKPIVHNNLDPRNLLQDESGHLKIGEYWVQMLYEQIQPNQVASQINEIYDTKKDVRAFGFILYQMLEGRQDVNFDYINLNFIDFEIKFPISRCPKGIQELIQKCTSNDPPPFFAVIRTLEDVSINMRKTCIRQYCV from the exons ATGGGTCAACGGCAAAACCATGATTACGATGTTTCAAGTGGATTTGATATGCAATTGATCGGAAATTTTTTGAGCTTTGCATCTAGGGGAGATAGGGTTGGCCTGAACCAGATGCTAAGGGATGGAATTTCACCTGACGTCCAAGATTATGATCGGAGAACTGCCTTGCATCTCGCCGCCAGTGAAGGTCATGCCCCTATTGTTGAGCTACTTCTCCTTTATAAGGCCAATGTTAACCTCATTGACCGATGGAATCGTACT CCATTAACAGATGCAAGACTTTATGGACATCGAGATATATGCAGAATCCTAGAAGTAAATGAAGGCAAAGACATGGATGATAAAGAATTCATCAATGATCAGCCAACATTGAATGATCAAGCTCCCatg ACAGTTCGACATGAACCTGATTCAAATGAAGTAATTGATATCTCAGAACTGAATACAGACAAGTCTTCAGTAATTAATCCACAG GGTGTGTATGGTGAATCCGAGAAGGTAAAATGGCGTGGAACATGGGTTGTTAAAACAGTGATAAAAAGCCAGATCCAACACCCAGTGAAAAT GATATTGTCTTCCAAGGATAATACACTGTTGCAAGAACTTCGACATCCCAATATCTTACAGTTCCTGGGTTCAATTGTGCAAGGAGAGGAAATGATTTTGATTACTGAATATCTACCCAAA GATAATTTGGATCTTATATTGAAAAAGAAAGGTCGTCTTGATTTCCCCACTGCTTTGCGTTATGCACTTGATCTTGCTAG GGGAATGAATTATCTTCACAAGCACAAGCCCAAGCCAATAGTGCATAATAATTTGGATCCCAG AAATTTATTGCAAGATGAAAGTGGGCACTTAAAAATTGGGGAGTATTGGGTACAAATGCTGTATGAACAAATACAACCAAATCAAGTCGCCT ctcaaataaatgaaatttatgacaCCAAAAAAGATGTTCGTGCATTTGGATTCATACTTTACCAG ATGTTAGAAGGAAGACAGGACGTCAACTTTGActatataaatttgaattttattgatttcGAAATTAAGTTTCCAATAAGCAGATGTCCAAAAGGAATTCAAGA GCTTATACAAAAATGCACAAGTAATGATCCGCCCCCGTTTTTTGCTGTCATTAGAACTTTAGAAGATGTTTCAATAAATATGAGAAAAACGTGTATTAGACAATATTGTGTctaa